One Aphidius gifuensis isolate YNYX2018 linkage group LG3, ASM1490517v1, whole genome shotgun sequence DNA window includes the following coding sequences:
- the LOC122853404 gene encoding trehalase isoform X3, translated as MLIFKQAQGATVNLGGKKLICQDNHQFNWVMRSQMIHQQVQKKYKQQGRYVRQYSSVKNNYLGDKLIRYRLGDKRKDVALLLELRPPIKLRRSTAPYNKEISKNNIYCHGDLLHTVQMASLYPDSKTFVDMKMKLPASELLDKFHTLMNHTGNSPSHDVLKKWVEDNFDPAGSEFEDWIPVDWRKEPKFLSKIRDRELRKFASDLNDIWKMLGRKMKDDVRDNEHLYSIIYVPNPVIVPGGRFREFYYWDSYWIVKGLLLSEMYSTVKGMLTNFVTVVDKIGFIPNGGRIYYTMRSQPPMLLPMVKIYLDATNDYDWLKENLWLLEKEYNFWMVNRTVNIEKDGKNYTLARYYENSSGPRPESYREDYLTSHNFRTNEEKDNYYMELKTAAESGWDFSSRWFILDGTNKGNLTNLKARYIVPVDLNSIIYRNTVLLAEFNEKIGNISKASIYHKKAEEWKEAVTAILWHEEVGAWLDYDLLNDVKRDYFYPTNVLPLWTNCYDVTRREDYVSKVLKYLEKNQIMINLGGIPSSFEHSGEQWDYPNAWPPLQYFVIESLDNTGDPWAQRLAYEISERWVRSNFKAFNATHSMFEKYDATVSGGGGGGGEYEVQLGFGWSNGLVMDLLAKYGSRLTAEDVFIPSEKSEVDHESPSGTSSVSSAGQMMVTLLAAIISIAAGFIG; from the exons atgttgatttttaaaCAAGCTCAGGGTGCAACAGTCAACCTGGGtggtaaaaaattgatatgtcaggataatcatcaatttaattGGGTAATGAGGTCGCAGATGATTCATCAACaagtccaaaaaaaatataaacaacaagGTCGTTATGTTCGACAATATTCgtcagttaaaaataattatttgggTGATAAACTCATCAGATATCGGCTAGGTGATAAACG AAAGGATGTGGCATTATTATTGGAGCTGAGACCACCAATAAAATTGCGAAGATCGACGGCTCCTTATAACAAGGAAATATCGAAAAA CAATATATATTGTCATGGTGATTTACTGCATACAGTACAAATGGCATCACTCTATCCAGATTCAAAAACATTTGTTGATATGAAAATGAAGCTACCAGCATCTGAGCTATTGGATAAATTTCATACATTGATGAATCATACTGGAAATTCACCGTCACatgatgtattaaaaaaatgggtTGAAGATAATTTTGATCCAGCTGGTTCAGAATTTGAAGATTGGATACCAGTTGATTGGCGAAAAGAGCCAAAATTTCTAAGTAAAATACGTGATCGTGAATTACGTAAATTTGCATCTGATTTAAATGACATATGGAAAATGCTTGGACGTAAAATGAAAGATGATGTTAGAGATAATGAACAtctttattcaataatatatgtacCAAATCCAGTCATTGTACCTGGTGGTAGATTTCGTGAATTTTACTATTGGGATTCATATTGGATTGTCAaaggtttattattatctgaaATGTATTCAACAGTCAAAGGTATGCTTACTAATTTTGTAAcagttgttgataaaattggtTTTATACCAAATGGTGGAAGAATATATTATACAATGAGATCACAACCACCAATGTTATTACCAATGGTTAAAATATATCTTGATGCAACAAATGATTATGATtggttaaaagaaaatttatggttacttgaaaaagaatataatttttggatGGTTAATAGAACAGTTAACATTGAAAAAGatggaaaaaattatacacttgctagatattatgaaaattcatCTGGACCAAGACCAGAATCATacag aGAAGATTATTTAACAAGTCATAATTTTCGTACAAATGAggaaaaagataattattatatggaGCTTAAAACAGCTGCTGAATCTGGATGGGATTTTTCAAGTAGATGGTTTATTCTTGATGGAACAAAtaaag gcaatttaacaaatttaaaagcaAGATATATTGTTCCGGTTGAtcttaattcaataatatatcgTAACACTGTGCTGTTAGctgaatttaatgaaaaaattggtaatatttcaaaagcatcaatttatcataaaaaagcTGAAGAATGGAAAGAAGCTGTAACAGCAATATTATGGCATGAAGAAGTTGGTGCATGGCTAgattatgatttattaaatgatgttaaacgtgattatttttatccaaCAAATGTATTACCATTATGGACAAATTGTTATGATGTTACAAGACGTGAAGATTACGTAtcaaaagtattaaaatatcttgaaaaaaatcaaataatgattaatcTTGGTGGTATACCATCAAGTTTTGAACATTCTGGTGAACAATGGGATTATCCAAATGCATGGCCACCATTGcaatattttgttattgaaTCACTTGATAATACTGGTGATCCATGGGCACAAAGACTTGCATATGAAATTAGTGAAAGATGGGTTAGAAGTAATTTTAAAGCATTCAATGCAACACACAGTATGTTTGAAaag tatGATGCAACTGTatctggtggtggtggtggaggaGGTGAATATGAAGTACAATTAGGTTTTGGTTGGTCAAATGGTTTGGTTATGGATCTACTTGCTAAATATGGTAGTCGTCTTACCGCGGAGGATGTCTTTATTCCAAGTGAAAAAAGTGAAGTTGATCATGAATCACCAAGTGGTACATCATCTGTATCAAGTGCTGGACAAATGATGGTCACATTATTAGCAGCCATCATTTCCATTGCTGCAGGATTCATCGGGTGA
- the LOC122853404 gene encoding trehalase isoform X1, with amino-acid sequence MLIFKQAQGATVNLGGKKLICQDNHQFNWVMRSQMIHQQVQKKYKQQGRYVRQYSSVKNNYLGDKLIRYRLGDKRKDVALLLELRPPIKLRRSTAPYNKEISKNNIYCHGDLLHTVQMASLYPDSKTFVDMKMKLPASELLDKFHTLMNHTGNSPSHDVLKKWVEDNFDPAGSEFEDWIPVDWRKEPKFLSKIRDRELRKFASDLNDIWKMLGRKMKDDVRDNEHLYSIIYVPNPVIVPGGRFREFYYWDSYWIVKGLLLSEMYSTVKGMLTNFVTVVDKIGFIPNGGRIYYTMRSQPPMLLPMVKIYLDATNDYDWLKENLWLLEKEYNFWMVNRTVNIEKDGKNYTLARYYENSSGPRPESYREDYLTSHNFRTNEEKDNYYMELKTAAESGWDFSSRWFILDGTNKGNLTNLKARYIVPVDLNSIIYRNTVLLAEFNEKIGNISKASIYHKKAEEWKEAVTAILWHEEVGAWLDYDLLNDVKRDYFYPTNVLPLWTNCYDVTRREDYVSKVLKYLEKNQIMINLGGIPSSFEHSGEQWDYPNAWPPLQYFVIESLDNTGDPWAQRLAYEISERWVRSNFKAFNATHSMFEKYDATVSGGGGGGGEYEVQLGFGWSNGLVMDLLAKYGSRLTAEDVFIPSEKSEVDHESPSGTSSVSSAGQMMVTLLAAIISIAAGFIGMVMYKRRHYYVPGPSSSSTMQNGTRRKDADSFYRKHIAYTELKDMNNDDDDDDD; translated from the exons atgttgatttttaaaCAAGCTCAGGGTGCAACAGTCAACCTGGGtggtaaaaaattgatatgtcaggataatcatcaatttaattGGGTAATGAGGTCGCAGATGATTCATCAACaagtccaaaaaaaatataaacaacaagGTCGTTATGTTCGACAATATTCgtcagttaaaaataattatttgggTGATAAACTCATCAGATATCGGCTAGGTGATAAACG AAAGGATGTGGCATTATTATTGGAGCTGAGACCACCAATAAAATTGCGAAGATCGACGGCTCCTTATAACAAGGAAATATCGAAAAA CAATATATATTGTCATGGTGATTTACTGCATACAGTACAAATGGCATCACTCTATCCAGATTCAAAAACATTTGTTGATATGAAAATGAAGCTACCAGCATCTGAGCTATTGGATAAATTTCATACATTGATGAATCATACTGGAAATTCACCGTCACatgatgtattaaaaaaatgggtTGAAGATAATTTTGATCCAGCTGGTTCAGAATTTGAAGATTGGATACCAGTTGATTGGCGAAAAGAGCCAAAATTTCTAAGTAAAATACGTGATCGTGAATTACGTAAATTTGCATCTGATTTAAATGACATATGGAAAATGCTTGGACGTAAAATGAAAGATGATGTTAGAGATAATGAACAtctttattcaataatatatgtacCAAATCCAGTCATTGTACCTGGTGGTAGATTTCGTGAATTTTACTATTGGGATTCATATTGGATTGTCAaaggtttattattatctgaaATGTATTCAACAGTCAAAGGTATGCTTACTAATTTTGTAAcagttgttgataaaattggtTTTATACCAAATGGTGGAAGAATATATTATACAATGAGATCACAACCACCAATGTTATTACCAATGGTTAAAATATATCTTGATGCAACAAATGATTATGATtggttaaaagaaaatttatggttacttgaaaaagaatataatttttggatGGTTAATAGAACAGTTAACATTGAAAAAGatggaaaaaattatacacttgctagatattatgaaaattcatCTGGACCAAGACCAGAATCATacag aGAAGATTATTTAACAAGTCATAATTTTCGTACAAATGAggaaaaagataattattatatggaGCTTAAAACAGCTGCTGAATCTGGATGGGATTTTTCAAGTAGATGGTTTATTCTTGATGGAACAAAtaaag gcaatttaacaaatttaaaagcaAGATATATTGTTCCGGTTGAtcttaattcaataatatatcgTAACACTGTGCTGTTAGctgaatttaatgaaaaaattggtaatatttcaaaagcatcaatttatcataaaaaagcTGAAGAATGGAAAGAAGCTGTAACAGCAATATTATGGCATGAAGAAGTTGGTGCATGGCTAgattatgatttattaaatgatgttaaacgtgattatttttatccaaCAAATGTATTACCATTATGGACAAATTGTTATGATGTTACAAGACGTGAAGATTACGTAtcaaaagtattaaaatatcttgaaaaaaatcaaataatgattaatcTTGGTGGTATACCATCAAGTTTTGAACATTCTGGTGAACAATGGGATTATCCAAATGCATGGCCACCATTGcaatattttgttattgaaTCACTTGATAATACTGGTGATCCATGGGCACAAAGACTTGCATATGAAATTAGTGAAAGATGGGTTAGAAGTAATTTTAAAGCATTCAATGCAACACACAGTATGTTTGAAaag tatGATGCAACTGTatctggtggtggtggtggaggaGGTGAATATGAAGTACAATTAGGTTTTGGTTGGTCAAATGGTTTGGTTATGGATCTACTTGCTAAATATGGTAGTCGTCTTACCGCGGAGGATGTCTTTATTCCAAGTGAAAAAAGTGAAGTTGATCATGAATCACCAAGTGGTACATCATCTGTATCAAGTGCTGGACAAATGATGGTCACATTATTAGCAGCCATCATTTCCATTGCTGCAGGATTCATCGG
- the LOC122853404 gene encoding trehalase isoform X2, whose amino-acid sequence MKGINVKSKLYNLKNYHVCLIIILALNTLTVVESTLVQENDDSDERPPPCSSNIYCHGDLLHTVQMASLYPDSKTFVDMKMKLPASELLDKFHTLMNHTGNSPSHDVLKKWVEDNFDPAGSEFEDWIPVDWRKEPKFLSKIRDRELRKFASDLNDIWKMLGRKMKDDVRDNEHLYSIIYVPNPVIVPGGRFREFYYWDSYWIVKGLLLSEMYSTVKGMLTNFVTVVDKIGFIPNGGRIYYTMRSQPPMLLPMVKIYLDATNDYDWLKENLWLLEKEYNFWMVNRTVNIEKDGKNYTLARYYENSSGPRPESYREDYLTSHNFRTNEEKDNYYMELKTAAESGWDFSSRWFILDGTNKGNLTNLKARYIVPVDLNSIIYRNTVLLAEFNEKIGNISKASIYHKKAEEWKEAVTAILWHEEVGAWLDYDLLNDVKRDYFYPTNVLPLWTNCYDVTRREDYVSKVLKYLEKNQIMINLGGIPSSFEHSGEQWDYPNAWPPLQYFVIESLDNTGDPWAQRLAYEISERWVRSNFKAFNATHSMFEKYDATVSGGGGGGGEYEVQLGFGWSNGLVMDLLAKYGSRLTAEDVFIPSEKSEVDHESPSGTSSVSSAGQMMVTLLAAIISIAAGFIGMVMYKRRHYYVPGPSSSSTMQNGTRRKDADSFYRKHIAYTELKDMNNDDDDDDD is encoded by the exons atgaagggtattaatgtaaaatcaaaattatataatttaaaaaattatcatgtgtgtttgataataatactgGCATTGAATACACTGACTGTTGTTGAATCAACATTAGTCCAAGAAAATGATGATTCTGATGAACGACCACCACCGTGTTCTAG CAATATATATTGTCATGGTGATTTACTGCATACAGTACAAATGGCATCACTCTATCCAGATTCAAAAACATTTGTTGATATGAAAATGAAGCTACCAGCATCTGAGCTATTGGATAAATTTCATACATTGATGAATCATACTGGAAATTCACCGTCACatgatgtattaaaaaaatgggtTGAAGATAATTTTGATCCAGCTGGTTCAGAATTTGAAGATTGGATACCAGTTGATTGGCGAAAAGAGCCAAAATTTCTAAGTAAAATACGTGATCGTGAATTACGTAAATTTGCATCTGATTTAAATGACATATGGAAAATGCTTGGACGTAAAATGAAAGATGATGTTAGAGATAATGAACAtctttattcaataatatatgtacCAAATCCAGTCATTGTACCTGGTGGTAGATTTCGTGAATTTTACTATTGGGATTCATATTGGATTGTCAaaggtttattattatctgaaATGTATTCAACAGTCAAAGGTATGCTTACTAATTTTGTAAcagttgttgataaaattggtTTTATACCAAATGGTGGAAGAATATATTATACAATGAGATCACAACCACCAATGTTATTACCAATGGTTAAAATATATCTTGATGCAACAAATGATTATGATtggttaaaagaaaatttatggttacttgaaaaagaatataatttttggatGGTTAATAGAACAGTTAACATTGAAAAAGatggaaaaaattatacacttgctagatattatgaaaattcatCTGGACCAAGACCAGAATCATacag aGAAGATTATTTAACAAGTCATAATTTTCGTACAAATGAggaaaaagataattattatatggaGCTTAAAACAGCTGCTGAATCTGGATGGGATTTTTCAAGTAGATGGTTTATTCTTGATGGAACAAAtaaag gcaatttaacaaatttaaaagcaAGATATATTGTTCCGGTTGAtcttaattcaataatatatcgTAACACTGTGCTGTTAGctgaatttaatgaaaaaattggtaatatttcaaaagcatcaatttatcataaaaaagcTGAAGAATGGAAAGAAGCTGTAACAGCAATATTATGGCATGAAGAAGTTGGTGCATGGCTAgattatgatttattaaatgatgttaaacgtgattatttttatccaaCAAATGTATTACCATTATGGACAAATTGTTATGATGTTACAAGACGTGAAGATTACGTAtcaaaagtattaaaatatcttgaaaaaaatcaaataatgattaatcTTGGTGGTATACCATCAAGTTTTGAACATTCTGGTGAACAATGGGATTATCCAAATGCATGGCCACCATTGcaatattttgttattgaaTCACTTGATAATACTGGTGATCCATGGGCACAAAGACTTGCATATGAAATTAGTGAAAGATGGGTTAGAAGTAATTTTAAAGCATTCAATGCAACACACAGTATGTTTGAAaag tatGATGCAACTGTatctggtggtggtggtggaggaGGTGAATATGAAGTACAATTAGGTTTTGGTTGGTCAAATGGTTTGGTTATGGATCTACTTGCTAAATATGGTAGTCGTCTTACCGCGGAGGATGTCTTTATTCCAAGTGAAAAAAGTGAAGTTGATCATGAATCACCAAGTGGTACATCATCTGTATCAAGTGCTGGACAAATGATGGTCACATTATTAGCAGCCATCATTTCCATTGCTGCAGGATTCATCGG
- the LOC122853404 gene encoding trehalase isoform X4, producing the protein MKGINVKSKLYNLKNYHVCLIIILALNTLTVVESTLVQENDDSDERPPPCSSNIYCHGDLLHTVQMASLYPDSKTFVDMKMKLPASELLDKFHTLMNHTGNSPSHDVLKKWVEDNFDPAGSEFEDWIPVDWRKEPKFLSKIRDRELRKFASDLNDIWKMLGRKMKDDVRDNEHLYSIIYVPNPVIVPGGRFREFYYWDSYWIVKGLLLSEMYSTVKGMLTNFVTVVDKIGFIPNGGRIYYTMRSQPPMLLPMVKIYLDATNDYDWLKENLWLLEKEYNFWMVNRTVNIEKDGKNYTLARYYENSSGPRPESYREDYLTSHNFRTNEEKDNYYMELKTAAESGWDFSSRWFILDGTNKGNLTNLKARYIVPVDLNSIIYRNTVLLAEFNEKIGNISKASIYHKKAEEWKEAVTAILWHEEVGAWLDYDLLNDVKRDYFYPTNVLPLWTNCYDVTRREDYVSKVLKYLEKNQIMINLGGIPSSFEHSGEQWDYPNAWPPLQYFVIESLDNTGDPWAQRLAYEISERWVRSNFKAFNATHSMFEKYDATVSGGGGGGGEYEVQLGFGWSNGLVMDLLAKYGSRLTAEDVFIPSEKSEVDHESPSGTSSVSSAGQMMVTLLAAIISIAAGFIG; encoded by the exons atgaagggtattaatgtaaaatcaaaattatataatttaaaaaattatcatgtgtgtttgataataatactgGCATTGAATACACTGACTGTTGTTGAATCAACATTAGTCCAAGAAAATGATGATTCTGATGAACGACCACCACCGTGTTCTAG CAATATATATTGTCATGGTGATTTACTGCATACAGTACAAATGGCATCACTCTATCCAGATTCAAAAACATTTGTTGATATGAAAATGAAGCTACCAGCATCTGAGCTATTGGATAAATTTCATACATTGATGAATCATACTGGAAATTCACCGTCACatgatgtattaaaaaaatgggtTGAAGATAATTTTGATCCAGCTGGTTCAGAATTTGAAGATTGGATACCAGTTGATTGGCGAAAAGAGCCAAAATTTCTAAGTAAAATACGTGATCGTGAATTACGTAAATTTGCATCTGATTTAAATGACATATGGAAAATGCTTGGACGTAAAATGAAAGATGATGTTAGAGATAATGAACAtctttattcaataatatatgtacCAAATCCAGTCATTGTACCTGGTGGTAGATTTCGTGAATTTTACTATTGGGATTCATATTGGATTGTCAaaggtttattattatctgaaATGTATTCAACAGTCAAAGGTATGCTTACTAATTTTGTAAcagttgttgataaaattggtTTTATACCAAATGGTGGAAGAATATATTATACAATGAGATCACAACCACCAATGTTATTACCAATGGTTAAAATATATCTTGATGCAACAAATGATTATGATtggttaaaagaaaatttatggttacttgaaaaagaatataatttttggatGGTTAATAGAACAGTTAACATTGAAAAAGatggaaaaaattatacacttgctagatattatgaaaattcatCTGGACCAAGACCAGAATCATacag aGAAGATTATTTAACAAGTCATAATTTTCGTACAAATGAggaaaaagataattattatatggaGCTTAAAACAGCTGCTGAATCTGGATGGGATTTTTCAAGTAGATGGTTTATTCTTGATGGAACAAAtaaag gcaatttaacaaatttaaaagcaAGATATATTGTTCCGGTTGAtcttaattcaataatatatcgTAACACTGTGCTGTTAGctgaatttaatgaaaaaattggtaatatttcaaaagcatcaatttatcataaaaaagcTGAAGAATGGAAAGAAGCTGTAACAGCAATATTATGGCATGAAGAAGTTGGTGCATGGCTAgattatgatttattaaatgatgttaaacgtgattatttttatccaaCAAATGTATTACCATTATGGACAAATTGTTATGATGTTACAAGACGTGAAGATTACGTAtcaaaagtattaaaatatcttgaaaaaaatcaaataatgattaatcTTGGTGGTATACCATCAAGTTTTGAACATTCTGGTGAACAATGGGATTATCCAAATGCATGGCCACCATTGcaatattttgttattgaaTCACTTGATAATACTGGTGATCCATGGGCACAAAGACTTGCATATGAAATTAGTGAAAGATGGGTTAGAAGTAATTTTAAAGCATTCAATGCAACACACAGTATGTTTGAAaag tatGATGCAACTGTatctggtggtggtggtggaggaGGTGAATATGAAGTACAATTAGGTTTTGGTTGGTCAAATGGTTTGGTTATGGATCTACTTGCTAAATATGGTAGTCGTCTTACCGCGGAGGATGTCTTTATTCCAAGTGAAAAAAGTGAAGTTGATCATGAATCACCAAGTGGTACATCATCTGTATCAAGTGCTGGACAAATGATGGTCACATTATTAGCAGCCATCATTTCCATTGCTGCAGGATTCATCGGGTGA
- the LOC122853404 gene encoding trehalase isoform X5 — MASLYPDSKTFVDMKMKLPASELLDKFHTLMNHTGNSPSHDVLKKWVEDNFDPAGSEFEDWIPVDWRKEPKFLSKIRDRELRKFASDLNDIWKMLGRKMKDDVRDNEHLYSIIYVPNPVIVPGGRFREFYYWDSYWIVKGLLLSEMYSTVKGMLTNFVTVVDKIGFIPNGGRIYYTMRSQPPMLLPMVKIYLDATNDYDWLKENLWLLEKEYNFWMVNRTVNIEKDGKNYTLARYYENSSGPRPESYREDYLTSHNFRTNEEKDNYYMELKTAAESGWDFSSRWFILDGTNKGNLTNLKARYIVPVDLNSIIYRNTVLLAEFNEKIGNISKASIYHKKAEEWKEAVTAILWHEEVGAWLDYDLLNDVKRDYFYPTNVLPLWTNCYDVTRREDYVSKVLKYLEKNQIMINLGGIPSSFEHSGEQWDYPNAWPPLQYFVIESLDNTGDPWAQRLAYEISERWVRSNFKAFNATHSMFEKYDATVSGGGGGGGEYEVQLGFGWSNGLVMDLLAKYGSRLTAEDVFIPSEKSEVDHESPSGTSSVSSAGQMMVTLLAAIISIAAGFIG; from the exons ATGGCATCACTCTATCCAGATTCAAAAACATTTGTTGATATGAAAATGAAGCTACCAGCATCTGAGCTATTGGATAAATTTCATACATTGATGAATCATACTGGAAATTCACCGTCACatgatgtattaaaaaaatgggtTGAAGATAATTTTGATCCAGCTGGTTCAGAATTTGAAGATTGGATACCAGTTGATTGGCGAAAAGAGCCAAAATTTCTAAGTAAAATACGTGATCGTGAATTACGTAAATTTGCATCTGATTTAAATGACATATGGAAAATGCTTGGACGTAAAATGAAAGATGATGTTAGAGATAATGAACAtctttattcaataatatatgtacCAAATCCAGTCATTGTACCTGGTGGTAGATTTCGTGAATTTTACTATTGGGATTCATATTGGATTGTCAaaggtttattattatctgaaATGTATTCAACAGTCAAAGGTATGCTTACTAATTTTGTAAcagttgttgataaaattggtTTTATACCAAATGGTGGAAGAATATATTATACAATGAGATCACAACCACCAATGTTATTACCAATGGTTAAAATATATCTTGATGCAACAAATGATTATGATtggttaaaagaaaatttatggttacttgaaaaagaatataatttttggatGGTTAATAGAACAGTTAACATTGAAAAAGatggaaaaaattatacacttgctagatattatgaaaattcatCTGGACCAAGACCAGAATCATacag aGAAGATTATTTAACAAGTCATAATTTTCGTACAAATGAggaaaaagataattattatatggaGCTTAAAACAGCTGCTGAATCTGGATGGGATTTTTCAAGTAGATGGTTTATTCTTGATGGAACAAAtaaag gcaatttaacaaatttaaaagcaAGATATATTGTTCCGGTTGAtcttaattcaataatatatcgTAACACTGTGCTGTTAGctgaatttaatgaaaaaattggtaatatttcaaaagcatcaatttatcataaaaaagcTGAAGAATGGAAAGAAGCTGTAACAGCAATATTATGGCATGAAGAAGTTGGTGCATGGCTAgattatgatttattaaatgatgttaaacgtgattatttttatccaaCAAATGTATTACCATTATGGACAAATTGTTATGATGTTACAAGACGTGAAGATTACGTAtcaaaagtattaaaatatcttgaaaaaaatcaaataatgattaatcTTGGTGGTATACCATCAAGTTTTGAACATTCTGGTGAACAATGGGATTATCCAAATGCATGGCCACCATTGcaatattttgttattgaaTCACTTGATAATACTGGTGATCCATGGGCACAAAGACTTGCATATGAAATTAGTGAAAGATGGGTTAGAAGTAATTTTAAAGCATTCAATGCAACACACAGTATGTTTGAAaag tatGATGCAACTGTatctggtggtggtggtggaggaGGTGAATATGAAGTACAATTAGGTTTTGGTTGGTCAAATGGTTTGGTTATGGATCTACTTGCTAAATATGGTAGTCGTCTTACCGCGGAGGATGTCTTTATTCCAAGTGAAAAAAGTGAAGTTGATCATGAATCACCAAGTGGTACATCATCTGTATCAAGTGCTGGACAAATGATGGTCACATTATTAGCAGCCATCATTTCCATTGCTGCAGGATTCATCGGGTGA